The Polyangium aurulentum genomic interval CCACGGGCGCGGGCCTCACGCTGCTCTTGCCGAACGTGCTCTCGCTCGCGTCCATGACGTGCCTCTTCGTCGCCGTGGAGCTGCAGGTGCGCGTCGTCGAGGAGCCCTACCTGTACCGTACGCACGGGCAGCGGTATGCCGATTACTGTCAGCGGGTGGGCAGGTTTGTCCCCGGGCTAGGACTGCGACGCTTCCCTTGAGCCCATGTCAGCGAAGCTTCTGCTCATGGTCTAAGCGAGCGAGCCGATCATCGCAGTGAGTATCATCCCCCAGCCCGCGACGATAGCGGCACTGCTCAGCGCGCCGAGGAGCGCGAAAGCGATCTGCTTCCTGCCTCCGCCGAGGACAAACGCATTGATGCCGAGTCCGCGGGCAATATACGGCAAAGGGTTGAGCCAGCCGCCGATGACGAGCAGGACGGCCGCAAGCATGGCCCGCGGAACGGGGAAGCATCCGAGCGCGTACGCGGCGCCGAACTGCATGAGGGCGAGCACGATCCAGTCGAGATGAGCGCTACCTAGATCGCGCAGCCGAGGCGCCCGCCGTGCGAACGCCTGGCCCCAGGGCTGCATGAGCACCAGCATGAAGACTCCGAGCAGCGAAGAGAACAAGAGCTGCGCGGCGGCGCTGAGAGCGAGAAGACGCGAAGGATCGAGGTTCATGGTTCACTCACCGTTCAATGGCCAATCACATTTGTCTGTGTGAGCGTCGCATGCCAGGCGGGCTCCCGGAGCCCGGGCGAACGGCCATCGGAGTTGCCCTACGTAATCCGGTGGCATGTCCGGCTCATCATCCATACCCACGTCGAGCGGCGCATCACCCCTCTTTGGCAGCGCGGTGCCGAGGAGGTAGTCCCAGATGGACAGGAGCGCGCCGTAGTTGCCTTGCACGTCCGCGTAAAGGCGCTGATGGTGCCACCGATGCAGCTCTGCGACGGCGAAGACGTACCGGAGGACGCCCGCGCGGTAATCGATGTTCCCGTGCTGCAGCATGAGGTGGAGCGTGAGCGCAGCCATGTAACAGGCGACCACGTTCGGAGGAGCGCCCAGGACCCCGAGTGCCAGAAAGCCCGGCGTTCCTTCCAAGAGCTCGTGCAAGAGGTGCCGACGCTGCCCATTGAGCCAGTAGAGCCGCCGTGAGCTGTGGTGAATGGCGTGCAGGCGCCAGAGGAACGGGACCATGTGGCTGGCGCGGTGGATGGCATAGAGGCCGAGGTCCAAGATCAACGCGCCTAGCACGAATTGAACCACAAAGGGCCAGTTCGAGGGCCAGAGTCCGAGCGCGCCGCCAGTCTTTGCATGCACCACGGCGTACAGCGCTGCCGACGCCTGATTCACAGCGAGGTTGCCCGCGAAGTGCCAAGCGTCCGTGCGCGTATCACCTTGATCCCGCTGCCAGATGCGTGCATGCGGCAAGAGGCGCTCGAGCGCCATCACAACGATCGCCGCCACCATCAGGATGAAGGGGCCGACACGCCAGTAGGACGCGCCCGCCGCGACCATCCCTACGATGATAGCCGTGCCGCCTCCGAAAACGACTGGATGGATTGCATGCGCAAGCAGTCGCCGCGCAAAGGTGATCTCCCTCGTGCGAACCATGGCAGCAAGATGGCACCCGAGCCTCGCGCTGCGCTTGAACGAACTGGCTACTCCGACGGGGGCGCGATCCACTCGGCCCATCCCACGATGTCCGACGGGGCGATGCCGAACATGCGGCGAAAGACGCGGTTCAGGTGGGCTGCGTCGGCGAAGCCGGCCGCGTGAGCCGTCGCGGTGATCGAGGCCCCGCGCTCGAGGGACTGCGCCGCACGTTGCAGGCGGAGCCAGCGCACGTACGGGCGAAGAGGGATGCCGACCGTCTCGGTGAAGAGATGCGACAGGCGTCCCGCGGAGATACCCGCCAGCGCAGCGAGCTCCTCCAGCCGAACCGGGCCGTCGAGCAGGTCGGGCAGACATCGAAGGACGCGCGTGATGGCGGGGTGCATGGGCCGGGGACGCGCAGCGCCAGGCGCGAGGCGCTCGACGATCTCGGCCGCAAGGCTGTCCGCCTCGGCCCACGTTTGCGGCTCGCACAGGGCCAGGTCGAGCAAACGAGCTTCGGCGATCTGCCGCCAGGCTGCTGCCGGCGTATGGGGCACACCGAGCTCTCGCAACCGTCGGCCCGCTGCCCCGTCAGGGTCGATGAACACCAGCAGGACAAATGGACATGGGACGTGGATGGCGTGCGGTGCATCCGGGGGGATGATGGCTAGGCTGACGGGCGCGGGTTCCTCTCCTCCCGGCCCGAGGAGCATCGTCTGCTCGAGCGCGAGGACAACCTGGAAGGCGTGATGAGCATGCGGTTGCGTGGACCCGACCGGCCCCGCGTAGACGAGCCGGTCGCGGCCCATGAAGAGACGCCCTCGCCAGCGGTTGCTGCTGCCCACCGACCGATTCTACTTCCAACG includes:
- a CDS encoding helix-turn-helix transcriptional regulator, whose translation is MGSSNRWRGRLFMGRDRLVYAGPVGSTQPHAHHAFQVVLALEQTMLLGPGGEEPAPVSLAIIPPDAPHAIHVPCPFVLLVFIDPDGAAGRRLRELGVPHTPAAAWRQIAEARLLDLALCEPQTWAEADSLAAEIVERLAPGAARPRPMHPAITRVLRCLPDLLDGPVRLEELAALAGISAGRLSHLFTETVGIPLRPYVRWLRLQRAAQSLERGASITATAHAAGFADAAHLNRVFRRMFGIAPSDIVGWAEWIAPPSE
- a CDS encoding sterol desaturase family protein; amino-acid sequence: MVAAGASYWRVGPFILMVAAIVVMALERLLPHARIWQRDQGDTRTDAWHFAGNLAVNQASAALYAVVHAKTGGALGLWPSNWPFVVQFVLGALILDLGLYAIHRASHMVPFLWRLHAIHHSSRRLYWLNGQRRHLLHELLEGTPGFLALGVLGAPPNVVACYMAALTLHLMLQHGNIDYRAGVLRYVFAVAELHRWHHQRLYADVQGNYGALLSIWDYLLGTALPKRGDAPLDVGMDDEPDMPPDYVGQLRWPFARAPGARLACDAHTDKCDWPLNGE